In Musa acuminata AAA Group cultivar baxijiao unplaced genomic scaffold, Cavendish_Baxijiao_AAA HiC_scaffold_601, whole genome shotgun sequence, the genomic stretch AGTTGCCGGAGTATTAGGCGCTGCTCTGCTATGCGCTATTCATGGTGCTACCGTAGAAAATACTTTATTCGAAGATGGTGACGGTGCAAATACATTTCGTGCTTTTAACCCAACTCAAGCCGAAGAGACTTATTCAATGGTCACTGCTAACCGTTTTTGGTCCCAAATCTTTGGGGTTGCTTTTTCCAATAAACGTTGGTTACATTTCTTTATGCTATTTGTACCCGTAACTGGTTTATGGATGAGTGCTATTGGGGTAGTCGGTCTGGCTCTGAATCTACGTGCCTATGACTTCGTTTCCCAAGAAATCCGTGCAGCGGAAGATCCTGAATTTGAGACTTTCTACAccaaaaatattctcttaaacgaaGGTATTCGTGCTTGGATGGCGGCTCAGGATCAGCCTCATGAAAACCTTATATTCCCTGAGGAGGTTCTACCACGTGGAAACGCTCTTTAATGGAACTTTAGCTTTAGCTGGTCGTGACCAAGAAACCACCGGTTTCGCTTGGTGGGCCG encodes the following:
- the LOC135662245 gene encoding photosystem II D2 protein-like gives rise to the protein MGVAGVLGAALLCAIHGATVENTLFEDGDGANTFRAFNPTQAEETYSMVTANRFWSQIFGVAFSNKRWLHFFMLFVPVTGLWMSAIGVVGLALNLRAYDFVSQEIRAAEDPEFETFYTKNILLNEGIRAWMAAQDQPHENLIFPEEVLPRGNAL